Proteins co-encoded in one Pogona vitticeps strain Pit_001003342236 chromosome 9, PviZW2.1, whole genome shotgun sequence genomic window:
- the LOC110090704 gene encoding free fatty acid receptor 3-like: protein MEVWTVISLVVYGVTIILGLPSNALAFYVFYCRAKAHLTPNLIYMINLCLSDLVFILFLPLKMLDMGKVGWTMPEFLCALYNLIHFGTIYASICFLTAVSVGRFLGTVYPIQYQVYKKPCYSFLVSLGIWCLVGLHGMLIFVLETTGDIRLRLFAGNGSSCYSNLTEAQLALMAPVRLELSVVLFFLPLAITLFCYTACIRVLVGSHLHVRKKHRAVRVAAATLSVFVLCFGPYNISHIVGFIKMQNVWWRSIALILTACNAFLDPLVFYFLSTAMDDGLAQVWGSLTEKCRSIQLKIASVHRK, encoded by the coding sequence ATGGAAGTCTGGACGGTCATCTCTTTGGTAGTCTATGGGGTAACCATCATTCTGGGACTGCCTTCCAATGCTTTGGCCTTCTATGTCTTCTACTGCCGTGCCAAAGCCCATCTGACACCCAACCTCATCTACATGATCAACCTTTGTCTCTCTGACTTGGTCTTTATTCTTTTCCTGCCCCTCAAGATGCTAGACATGGGGAAAGTGGGCTGGACCATGCCGGAGTTCCTCTGTGCACTTTACAACCTCATCCACTTCGGCACAATCTATGCCAGCATCTGCTTCCTGACTGCTGTCAGTGTGGGACGTTTTTTGGGAACGGTCTACCCCATCCAGTATCAAGTTTATAAGAAGCCTTGCTACTCGTTCCTCGTCTCCTTGGGGATATGGTGCCTAGTAGGACTCCACGGGATGCTCATCTTCGTCCTGGAGACCACTGGGGACATCAGGTTGAGACTCTTTGCTGGCAATGGATCCTCTTGCTACAGCAACTTGACTGAAGCCCAACTGGCCTTGATGGCACCTGTGAGGCTAGAGCTGTCCGTGGTGCTGTTCTTCCTCCCCTTGGCAATCACCTTGTTCTGCTACACTGCCTGCATCCGTGTCTTGGTTGGGTCACACCTCCATGTACGGAAGAAGCACCGTGCGGTCCGGGTGGCAGCAGCCACCCTCTCTGTCTTTGTCCTCTGTTTTGGTCCTTATAATATATCTCACATTGTGGGATTCATCAAAATGCAGAATGTCTGGTGGCGTAGCATAGCTCTGATTCTAACTGCATGCAATGCCTTTCTAGACCCTCTTGTCTTCTACTTCCTTTCCACGGCCATGGATGATGGGCTTGCCCAAGTGTGGGGCTCTCTGACAGAGAAATGTAGGTCCATTCAGCTGAAAATTGCCTCTGTTCATAGAAAATGA